From the Deltaproteobacteria bacterium genome, one window contains:
- a CDS encoding LysE family translocator → MSVYLVIKGILIGFVVAVPVGPLGILCINRALGTGALCGLLSGLGVATADALAAGIAALGISLVSGILSDYQIPLRVVGGIFLCYLGWQTYWTEPKAQAASGQVSGLLNAYATTFFLTISNPVTILSFIAIYAGLHVPSLHGRYFAATALACGVFVGSASWWVAMFVTMTVCRSKFDLRLVHWVHRISGVLIGGFGIAILLSLTPLKAMIGIEF, encoded by the coding sequence ATGTCAGTCTATCTCGTCATTAAAGGTATCCTCATCGGTTTCGTCGTCGCCGTGCCAGTGGGACCGTTGGGTATTCTGTGCATCAACCGCGCGCTTGGCACGGGCGCGCTGTGCGGATTGTTGTCGGGACTCGGTGTGGCCACGGCGGACGCCTTGGCTGCGGGGATCGCCGCGCTAGGAATTTCGTTGGTGTCAGGCATCTTGAGCGATTATCAAATTCCCTTGCGCGTCGTCGGCGGAATTTTTCTCTGCTACTTGGGCTGGCAGACTTATTGGACGGAGCCTAAAGCGCAAGCCGCGTCGGGCCAAGTCAGCGGCCTGTTGAACGCCTATGCGACGACTTTTTTTTTGACCATCTCCAATCCGGTAACGATACTTTCATTCATCGCGATTTACGCCGGTTTGCATGTGCCGAGCTTGCACGGCCGCTATTTCGCTGCCACGGCGCTTGCCTGCGGCGTGTTTGTCGGCTCGGCTTCCTGGTGGGTCGCGATGTTCGTGACGATGACCGTCTGCCGCAGTAAGTTCGACTTGCGCTTGGTTCATTGGGTGCATCGCATCTCCGGTGTCCTGATCGGCGGTTTCGGCATCGCGATTCTGCTCAGTTTGACGCCGCTGAAAGCCATGATCGGCATTGAGTTCTAA
- a CDS encoding fatty acid desaturase → MANPQDSSVRHDGAVPSAVNCVLAGSYLLVNVYQFVVLPLWLLPSARPWGWTLLPFALLNNPFWSLLHEAIHDLLHANRRVNGVIGRGLAILFGSPFRILRLSHLLHHKLNRLPVEGTEYYDRDKSTKAAAAPGYFFQILIGLYLVEVVSPMLFLLPRAWLQWFKARYMPPQSVSAILMQNWLGAEALREIRVDGLLTLTWLSLSFWLYGENWPMLLALLLARGFLISFLDNVYHYATPVSDIFYAKNLCLPAPLSKLLLNFNLHGIHHINPAISWIHLPKAFAVQAGKVQGGYFAAALSQFGGPIALQDLPQSGVALSLRAE, encoded by the coding sequence ATGGCCAACCCGCAAGATTCGTCAGTGCGCCACGATGGCGCGGTTCCTTCAGCGGTCAACTGCGTGTTGGCGGGCTCTTATCTTCTCGTCAATGTTTATCAGTTTGTCGTTTTGCCGCTTTGGCTACTGCCGAGTGCGCGTCCCTGGGGTTGGACGCTACTGCCATTCGCGCTGCTCAATAATCCGTTCTGGAGTCTGCTGCACGAGGCGATACACGATCTGCTCCATGCGAACCGGCGCGTGAACGGCGTCATCGGCCGCGGCCTGGCGATTTTGTTCGGCTCGCCGTTTCGCATTCTGCGCCTAAGCCATCTGTTGCATCATAAATTGAATCGCCTGCCAGTGGAGGGAACGGAATATTACGATCGTGACAAAAGTACCAAAGCCGCGGCGGCGCCGGGATATTTTTTTCAGATTTTAATTGGGCTGTATTTAGTCGAGGTGGTGAGCCCGATGTTGTTTCTGCTGCCGCGCGCTTGGTTGCAATGGTTCAAAGCGCGCTATATGCCGCCGCAAAGCGTCAGCGCTATCTTGATGCAGAACTGGCTTGGCGCCGAAGCGCTGCGCGAGATTCGCGTGGATGGATTGCTAACGTTGACCTGGCTGTCGTTATCGTTTTGGCTTTACGGCGAAAACTGGCCGATGCTTCTAGCGCTGTTATTGGCGCGCGGCTTTTTGATTTCTTTTCTCGATAACGTTTATCACTACGCGACGCCGGTGAGCGATATATTCTACGCCAAAAATCTGTGTTTGCCGGCGCCGTTGAGCAAACTGTTGCTTAATTTCAATCTGCACGGCATCCATCACATCAACCCGGCGATCTCGTGGATTCATTTGCCGAAAGCGTTCGCGGTGCAAGCGGGCAAGGTTCAAGGCGGCTATTTCGCCGCCGCGCTCAGCCAATTCGGCGGCCCCATCGCGCTGCAGGACTTGCCTCAGAGCGGTGTGGCACTGAGCTTGCGCGCGGAATGA
- the egtD gene encoding L-histidine N(alpha)-methyltransferase, translating to MKQPTPPRIFATEQRLHWLSHHPGIWSLAGADLDGAPTMSILTTLWDQPRWLEAYHLYDDTGSELFEEICELPEYYLTRTENSILEARAKDIIASAPVECIVELGAGYSKKTVHLLTEQLAQRRHCIFAPIDVSAAGLLASQSAVQKDFPQIEFHGIHSRYEAGFGAIDKNLPTLFVFLGSTIGNFNLTDFPRFFRALSAAMGPNDYLLLGADRVKDPKLLEAAYNDSRGITAKFILNVFQNINRRMAGNFDVERMRYDSWFNPEWRQIEMHGVATARQRIRFADSGANFEWQENENILVEISRKFDPNRLQEQLGFFGLAPVAHFTDPNQWFSVLLFRKQN from the coding sequence ATGAAACAACCGACACCGCCACGTATTTTCGCCACCGAGCAACGACTCCATTGGCTTTCGCACCATCCCGGCATCTGGTCGTTAGCCGGCGCCGATCTCGACGGCGCACCGACGATGTCGATCTTGACGACCCTTTGGGATCAGCCGCGCTGGCTCGAAGCTTATCATCTTTATGACGACACCGGCTCGGAACTGTTCGAAGAGATCTGCGAGTTACCGGAATATTATCTGACCCGCACGGAGAATAGCATCCTCGAAGCCCGCGCCAAAGACATCATCGCCAGCGCGCCGGTTGAATGCATCGTCGAGCTCGGCGCCGGCTACAGCAAGAAAACCGTCCATTTGCTCACCGAGCAACTGGCGCAACGGCGCCATTGCATCTTTGCCCCCATCGATGTCAGCGCCGCCGGTCTGCTCGCATCGCAAAGCGCTGTGCAAAAAGATTTTCCGCAAATCGAATTTCACGGCATTCACTCACGCTACGAAGCAGGCTTCGGCGCCATCGATAAAAACCTGCCGACCCTATTCGTCTTTCTCGGCAGCACCATCGGCAACTTCAATCTCACCGACTTCCCGCGCTTTTTTCGCGCCCTGTCGGCGGCCATGGGGCCCAACGATTATTTGCTGCTCGGCGCCGATCGCGTCAAAGATCCGAAACTCCTGGAAGCCGCCTACAACGACAGCCGAGGCATCACCGCCAAGTTTATCTTAAACGTCTTTCAAAACATCAACCGGCGCATGGCCGGTAACTTCGATGTCGAACGAATGCGCTACGACTCGTGGTTCAATCCCGAGTGGCGGCAAATTGAAATGCACGGTGTCGCCACCGCCCGCCAACGAATTCGCTTCGCCGATAGCGGTGCGAATTTCGAATGGCAGGAAAACGAAAATATCCTCGTCGAGATCAGCCGCAAGTTCGATCCCAACCGCTTGCAAGAACAGTTGGGTTTCTTCGGCCTAGCGCCGGTGGCCCACTTCACCGATCCCAACCAATGGTTTTCCGTCCTGCTGTTTCGCAAACAAAACTGA
- a CDS encoding ATP-binding cassette domain-containing protein — translation MSNPSSTIKFHDVNFVLPGGKKLLANLNLDVGAGETLVLLGRSGSGKTTTMKLINRLIDPTSGRLEVEGKATVDWDPIQLRRRIGYVIQEIGLFPHLTIEQNIGVVPRLEGWAAERIQLRARELLNLVGLNADSFAGRFPRELSGGQRQRVGVARALAADPPVILLDEPFGALDPITRREIQREFKNLQQELGKTMVFVTHDIAEAFVLANRIALLKDGEMILLGPPAELLESNHPEARAFAECFHDGQNIARPA, via the coding sequence ATGTCTAATCCATCGAGCACGATAAAATTTCACGACGTCAATTTCGTACTGCCCGGCGGTAAGAAGCTGCTGGCCAATCTCAATCTCGACGTCGGCGCCGGCGAGACCTTGGTGTTACTCGGCCGTAGCGGCTCGGGCAAGACCACGACGATGAAACTGATCAATCGGTTGATCGATCCGACCTCGGGACGGCTGGAAGTTGAAGGCAAAGCGACAGTCGACTGGGATCCGATCCAACTGCGCCGGCGCATCGGCTACGTGATCCAAGAGATCGGTTTGTTTCCCCATCTGACCATCGAACAGAATATCGGCGTGGTGCCACGCTTGGAAGGCTGGGCCGCTGAACGCATTCAACTGCGTGCGCGCGAACTTTTAAATCTAGTTGGCCTAAACGCTGACAGTTTTGCCGGCCGCTTTCCCAGGGAACTATCCGGCGGCCAGCGCCAACGAGTCGGCGTGGCGCGGGCGCTGGCCGCCGATCCGCCGGTGATTTTGCTCGACGAACCGTTCGGCGCCCTCGATCCAATCACCCGCCGCGAGATTCAACGGGAGTTCAAAAATCTCCAGCAGGAACTCGGCAAGACCATGGTTTTCGTCACCCATGATATCGCCGAAGCGTTCGTGCTGGCCAATCGCATCGCCCTGCTCAAGGACGGCGAAATGATTTTACTTGGGCCGCCCGCCGAGTTGCTCGAATCGAACCATCCCGAGGCGCGCGCCTTCGCCGAGTGCTTTCACGACGGCCAGAATATAGCGAGGCCGGCGTGA